AGCAGATCCTCCAGATCCTGCGGCTGGGCCTGGTGGCGGGAGGCGAGCGGCTGCCGGCGGAGCGGGAGCTGGCGGAACGGCTGGGCATCAGCCGGGTGACGCTGCGCGAGGTGCTGAAGGTGCTCCAGGACCAGGGCCTGGTCGAGTCGCGGCGCGGCCGCTACGGCGGGACGTTCGTGCTGCCGCGCGCGGACGCCGGCGGCGAGGACGAGCTGCGGCGGCGGGTCGCCGAGGTCGACATAGAGGACGTGCTGCGCTTCCGGGAGGTGCTGGAGGTGGGCGCGGCCGGGCTGTGCGCGGCGCACGGGCTGGACGGGGAGCGGGCGGACCGGCTCCGCGAGGCGTTGGCGCGCACGCACGACGCGCCGCTCGCCGAGTACCGCCGCCTGGACACGCTGCTGCACCTGACGCTCGCCGAGCTGTCCGGCTCCCCCACCCTCA
This genomic stretch from Streptomyces sp. Go-475 harbors:
- a CDS encoding FCD domain-containing protein, with translation MPETAGGEVRDRLAPVLRPVRAGNGFEEALEQILQILRLGLVAGGERLPAERELAERLGISRVTLREVLKVLQDQGLVESRRGRYGGTFVLPRADAGGEDELRRRVAEVDIEDVLRFREVLEVGAAGLCAAHGLDGERADRLREALARTHDAPLAEYRRLDTLLHLTLAELSGSPTLTAQYAAVRATVNDLLDCIPLLVRNLEHSQQQHTALVEAVIEGDADQAREIMREHCGGTAALLRGFLG